A genome region from Populus alba chromosome 3, ASM523922v2, whole genome shotgun sequence includes the following:
- the LOC118029102 gene encoding LOW QUALITY PROTEIN: telomerase reverse transcriptase-like (The sequence of the model RefSeq protein was modified relative to this genomic sequence to represent the inferred CDS: deleted 1 base in 1 codon): MSKKKTKGRVPEVLWRVFRYRARTLSNTVTSLITNPPSSFVLFKADDPANYRKLLKDCYIVLNDNAPPVVHFNLENRWPQPLIVSRIIEFIIAEQPLSSNVLCSGYDKCLRSSPIAEVLASSAWTLLLERVGDEFMNYLLKYSSMFLPLPRQQHQQVAGPPITDFVFQSSRRKGHSPNLVGLKRKRDWDDKAADAASLMLKRHQLTADASLSYDRRTYPVIDFDQDKGLSEKTGVAAVNREGHSNEKLPGLYQCTLRSRKPFGWQRRRCKKQRSLDAKETDGKTCYIMNEGSSPERLPLEFRNSLSPGKLQMLPKCCCHLVLQAPNMKGIQIDRRPIFYNSKHPSSMLPKNHVLMCLKPNLIGSKSLIQSIFGLSDEDVSAPSMPLSYSKDFCLLGSTCLYHSLVKLVKVLVRQTQCCKYARLIHRHCFVSSLNQNAIENSNSVFEGYNLEREFSGKSHAAVNERCDETLDTTDPQIVTLKSYCSKSQVVSFIWAVCRNVVPPELLGNHVNRRILRRNLAKFIWLRKFEKFSLKQCMHKLKTSGFPFLSDKHCSCFLDTHMLNNMPGHTAGLHEDLYKCNGAANDLKHLLVQKWIYWFFSSLVVPLVQANFYVTESEHGKHEIYYYRKSIWEKLRNRAISCLKDQNYQCLDEASAESITGCRLFGFSKLRLLPKKNGIRMIANLKASSKMPAKKSTSELRSFRMQRKKQFVTKVVKCEHFKSVNCVLRETHAVLKGIQLKEPDKLGSSVFDYNDIYRKLCQFKICLNKRLNIMPDVFIVVSDVSKAFDSIDQDKLLCVMEDVIYEDQYLLKRFCQVVSTKKSLWVHERLMSRDQNITTSLTRFSSSLRFGSFHTVLVNQGHSRYLKREQLLSNLTEHVKRNVLQFDDKFYLQRKGIPQGSILSSLLCSLYYGHLERNVIFPFLEDLSRRHCYKDASAIGSSSRDKVASSPHYMLLRFIDDFIFISTSKKQAAGLFSQLRSGFRDYNCFMNEEKFCLNLDTEQVSGLQSNKLYVGEDGISFLRWSGLLLNSCTLEVQADYTRYLNNHLNSTLTVCWQGKPCQHLKRKLWNFMRPKCHPIFFDSNINSAPVVRLNIYQAFLLCAMKFHCYVSSMSFHCHLSATFYANMIERSLRYMYVLIKRRMRSMHLGSCFHPILQLEVGEVEWLGMNAYIQVLKRKQSRYKELLSRLSLKLSKHRIGGSTSSHLKYAVDSSHSSLLWKIKY, encoded by the exons atgtccAAAAAGAAGACGAAAGGAAGAGTCCCAGAGGTTTTATGGAGAGTATTCCGATATCGAGCTCGAACCCTAAGCAACACAGTGACATCCCTAATCACTAATCCTCCATCATCATTTGTGCTCTTTAAGGCTGATGATCCCGCCAATTACCGGAAACTCCTTAAAGACTGCTACATCGTCCTCAACGACAATGCACCTCCTGTGGTTCACTTCAATCTCGAAAACAGATGGCCTCAACCTCTTATCGTGAGCCGCATCATTGAGTTCATCATCGCAGAACAACCTTTGTCGAGTAATGTTTTATGCAGCGGTTATGACAAG TGTCTTCGTTCAAGCCCCATTGCGGAGGTTTTGGCGAGTTCAGCGTGGACCCTTTTGTTGGAAAGGGTTGGGGATGAATTTATGAATTACCTTTTGAAGTATTCGTCAATGTTTTTGCCATTGCCTCGTCAGCAACACCAGCAGGTGGCAGGTCCTCCTATCACTGATTTTGTCTTTCAGTCGTCTCGGAGGAAGGGGCATTCCCCCAATCTTGTTG GGCTTAAGAGGAAGAGGGATTGGGATGATAAGGCTGCTGATGCTGCTAGCTTAATGCTTAAAAGACACCAACTTACTGCTGATGCTTCCTTAAGTTATGATAGGAGGACATATCCTGTTATTGATTTTGATCAGGACAAGGGTTTATCTGAAAAAACTGGAGTTGCTGCTGTTAACCGTGAAGGGCATTCGAATGAAAAACTTCCAGGCTTGTATCAGTGTACATTGCGATCCAGGAAACCATTTGGGTGGCAGCGACGCCGCTGCAAAAAGCAGAGGTCTTTGGATGCTAAAGAAACTGATGGTAAGACTTGTTACATTATGAATGAAGGTAGCTCACCTGAGAGGCTTCCGCTTGAATTCAGGAACAGTTTAAGCCCTGGAAAG CTGCAGATGCTGCCAAAATGCTGTTGTCATCTTGTGTTACAAGCTCCTAACATGAAAGGTATACAGATTGATAGGCGGccaatattttataattcaaaacatcCTTCATCAATGCTTCCAAAAAACC ATGTACTGATGTGCTTGAAGCCTAATTTGATTGGTTCAAAGTCTCTTATTCAGAGTATTTTTGGCCTATCTGATGAAGATGTAAGTGCTCCGTCAATGCCACTTTCCTACAGCAAAGACTTTTGTCTCTTGGGATCCACATGCCT GTACCATTCCCTTGTTAAATTGGTTAAGGTTCTTGTAAGACAAACTCAATGCTGCAAGTATGCAAGGTTAATACATAGGCACTGCTTTGTTTCATCATTGAATCAAAATGCCATAGAAAATTCAAACTCAGTGTTTGAG GGGTATAATTTGGAGAGAGAATTCTCTGGGAAATCCCATGCTGCTGTTAACGAACGCTGTGATGAAACTCTGGATACAACTGATCCTCAGATAGTGACACTAAAATCTTATTGCTCAAAAAGTCAGGTTGTGTCATTTATATGGGCTGTTTGTAGAAATGTAGTCCCTCCTGAGTTGCTAGGAAATCATGTCAACCGAAGAATTCTAAGGAGAAATTTAGCAAAATTTATTTGGCTcagaaagtttgaaaaattcTCACTGAAGCAATGTATGCATAAGTTGAAGACTTCCGGGTTTCCGTTTCTGTCAGACAAACACTGTTCATGCTTCTTGGATACTCATATGCTGAATAATATGCCAGGTCATACTGCAGGCTTGCATGAGGATTTATATAAATGTAATGGTGCTGCAAATGATTTGAAACACCTACTTGTACAGAAATGGATATATTGGTTCTTTTCATCTCTGGTTGTGCCATTGGTACAAGCCAACTTCTATGTAACTGAAAGTGAGCATGGGAAACATGAAATCTATTATTACAGGAAGTCAATTTGGGAGAAATTAAGAAATAGAGCCATTTCTTGCTTGAAAGACCAGAACTATCAGTGCTTGGATGAAGCTAGTGCTGAAAGTATTACAGGCTGTAGGTTGTTTGGTTTCTCAAAGCTCAGGCTTCTTCCAAAGAAAAATGGAATAAGGATGATAGCAAATCTTAAAGCATCATCAAAAATGCCTGCTAAAAAATCCACTTCTGAACTCAGGTCATTTCGAAtgcagagaaaaaaacaattcgtTACCAAGGTGGTCAAATGTGAACATTTTAAGTCTGTAAATTGTGTTCTACGTGAAACACATGCTGTTCTGAAAGGTATACAGTTGAAAGAACCAGACAAGCTAGGGTCATCAGTGTTTGACTATAATGATATCTACCGAAAGTTATgccaatttaaaatttgtttgaataaaagatTGAATATCATGCCTGATGTGTTCATTGTTGTTTCTGATGTATCCAAAGCATTTGATTCCATAGATCAGGACAAGCTGCTTTGTGTCATGGAAGATGTCATATATGAGGATCAATATCTTCTAAAGCGATTTTGTCAAGTTGTCAGTACAAAAAAATCTTTGTGGGTGCATGAGCGCCTCATGTCAAGAGATCAAAACATCACCACTAGTCTTACAAGATTCAGTTCTTCCCTCCGCTTTGGTTCATTTCATACTGTCCTTGTTAATCAG GGGCACAGTAGGTATCTGAAAAGGGAACAACTCCTGTCCAATCTCACTGAGCATGTGAAGCGCAATGTTCTTCAGTTTGATGATAAGTTTTACTTGCAAAGAAAAGGTATACCTCAAGGAAGCATTTTGTCTTCCCTGCTTTGCTCATTATACTATGGGCACCTTGAAAGGAATGtgatctttccttttcttgaagATCTATCAAGAagacattgctataaggatgcCTCTGCTATAGGAAGTAGCAGTAGGGATAAAGTTGCCTCATCTCCTCATTACATGCTTCTTAggttcattgatgat tttatttttatatcaacatctAAAAAGCAGGCTGCTGGCCTTTTCTCTCAGTTAAGGAGTGGATTTAGGGATTATAACTGCTTCATGAATGAGGAAAAGTTTTGTCTTAATTTGGATACTGAACAAGTATCAGGGCTTCAGTCAAACAAGCTCTATGTTGGTGAGGATGGTATCTCCTTTCTTCGATGGAGTGGCTTGCTTTTAAACTCGTGCACTTTAGAAGTCCAGGCAGATTATACGAG GTATCTGAACAACCATTTAAACTCTACTCTTACTGTCTGCTGGCAAGGTAAACCTTGTCAACATCTCAAGAGGAAGCTGTGGAACTTCATGAGACCTAAGTGCCATCCCATATTCTTCGATTCTAATATAAACTCAGCACCTGTTGTCAGATTAAACATCTACCAAGCATTTTTGTTATGTGCAATGAAGTTCCATTGTTATGTCTCTAGCATGTCGTTCCACTGCCATCTGAGTGCAACATTCTACGCAAACATGATTGAAAGGTCCTTGAG GTATATGTATGTTCTCATAAAGAGAAGGATGCGTTCTATGCACCTTGGATCTTGTTTCCACCCAATTCTTCAATTGGAGGTCGGAGAAGTTGAATGGCTTGGGATGAATGCCTATATCCAAGTGCTGAAGAGAAAACAATCGCGGTATAAGGAGTTGCTCTCTCGATTGAGTTTGAAGTTATCAAAACATAGAATAGGTGGGAGTACATCGTCTCATCTAAAATATGCAGTTGATAGCTCCCACTCCTCTTTACTTTGGAAAATCAAGTATTAG